From the genome of Variovorax sp. RA8, one region includes:
- a CDS encoding alpha/beta fold hydrolase: MDMAHGIEGLADGFVDAGGVQLHYVRCGQGAPLVLIHGWPEFWRTWRKIIPLLARHHDVIAYDLRGFGESGKPAGEASESYSLDLHIADLAGLIDGLELEGVGLVSHDSGANIAQGYARREPARLSGLFFFDCPYPGIGDRWADPRVIRESWYQYFNQLPWVAEWLSSDRASCRRYLKHCLDHWSHAPGAFDEDLEAWVDSYLRPGNLQGSFNWYKAMQPYRERLMREGPPSLSRIETPACVRWGASDPVLLPEFTDRLGDYFSDVDVAIVENAGHFVAFERPDYAAAEILQFFDKRKQATPPDRSEDLP; encoded by the coding sequence ATGGACATGGCCCATGGGATCGAGGGGCTCGCGGACGGCTTCGTCGATGCCGGGGGCGTGCAATTGCACTACGTGCGGTGCGGGCAAGGCGCACCTCTCGTGCTCATTCACGGCTGGCCGGAGTTCTGGCGCACCTGGCGCAAGATCATCCCGCTGCTGGCACGCCACCACGACGTCATTGCCTACGACCTCCGGGGTTTCGGCGAGTCGGGCAAGCCGGCAGGCGAAGCATCGGAAAGCTATTCGCTCGACCTGCACATCGCCGATCTGGCAGGCTTGATCGACGGTCTGGAACTCGAAGGCGTCGGCCTGGTGAGCCACGACTCTGGCGCGAACATCGCTCAGGGCTACGCCCGTAGGGAGCCCGCCCGCTTGTCCGGACTGTTCTTCTTTGACTGCCCCTATCCCGGGATCGGTGATCGATGGGCAGACCCTCGCGTCATCCGGGAGTCCTGGTACCAGTATTTCAACCAGTTGCCCTGGGTCGCCGAGTGGCTGTCGTCGGACCGCGCCAGCTGCAGGCGCTATCTCAAGCATTGCCTCGATCACTGGTCGCATGCGCCGGGGGCCTTCGATGAGGACCTCGAAGCGTGGGTCGACAGCTACCTGCGCCCGGGCAATCTCCAAGGCAGCTTCAACTGGTACAAGGCCATGCAGCCCTACCGCGAGCGCCTGATGCGCGAAGGCCCGCCTTCCCTGTCCCGCATCGAAACGCCGGCCTGTGTGCGCTGGGGTGCCAGCGACCCTGTGCTGTTGCCCGAGTTCACCGACAGGCTGGGCGACTACTTTTCCGACGTGGATGTCGCCATCGTCGAGAACGCGGGCCACTTCGTGGCATTCGAGCGCCCCGACTATGCCGCTGCCGAGATCCTTCAGTTCTTCGACAAGCGCAAGCAAGCCACACCACCCGATCGATCCGAGGACCTGCCGTGA
- a CDS encoding ABC transporter ATP-binding protein, whose protein sequence is MSDIQFQRVERVFTRAGAATAVLRDIDLHVRDREFVAVVGPSGCGKTTLLRLAAGLDAPTSGQVHVGGKNVEGPGPDRAVVFQQFALFPWKTVAENIAFGLRCKGTPEAERQERVQHFLQLMGLQGREDAYPHQLSGGMQQRVAIARAYALEPDVLLMDEPFGALDAQTRTVMQEELLRLCAIAPRTVMFITHAVEEAVYLADRVVVMSRNGGEIVADIDVAKIRQAERWATHERIEDVMDLPSFVEIRGRVWKMLREQDFQTIASEMA, encoded by the coding sequence ATGAGCGATATCCAGTTTCAACGAGTCGAACGCGTGTTCACGCGTGCCGGTGCAGCTACCGCGGTTCTGCGCGACATCGACCTGCATGTGCGCGACCGCGAGTTCGTAGCGGTCGTCGGGCCGTCGGGCTGCGGCAAGACCACGCTGCTGCGGCTTGCTGCCGGCCTGGACGCACCGACGTCCGGCCAGGTGCACGTCGGCGGAAAGAATGTCGAGGGTCCTGGCCCCGACCGCGCGGTGGTCTTTCAGCAGTTCGCCCTTTTCCCGTGGAAGACCGTGGCGGAGAACATCGCCTTCGGGTTGCGCTGCAAGGGCACGCCCGAGGCCGAGCGCCAGGAGCGCGTGCAACACTTCCTGCAGCTCATGGGCCTGCAAGGCAGGGAAGATGCCTATCCGCACCAGCTGTCGGGCGGCATGCAGCAGCGAGTCGCAATCGCCCGCGCCTATGCGCTCGAGCCAGACGTCCTTCTGATGGACGAGCCCTTTGGCGCCCTCGACGCGCAGACGCGCACGGTCATGCAGGAAGAGCTCCTTCGCCTTTGCGCCATTGCTCCACGCACGGTCATGTTCATCACCCATGCGGTCGAGGAGGCGGTATACCTTGCCGATCGGGTTGTCGTGATGAGCCGCAATGGCGGCGAGATCGTGGCCGACATCGACGTGGCCAAGATCCGCCAGGCGGAACGATGGGCGACGCACGAGCGCATCGAGGACGTGATGGACCTGCCCAGCTTCGTCGAGATCAGGGGCCGGGTCTGGAAGATGTTGCGCGAGCAGGACTTCCAGACCATCGCCAGCGAGATGGCGTGA
- a CDS encoding LacI family DNA-binding transcriptional regulator, whose translation MKLPKRSSLTMRDVGLHAGVSPITVSRVLANHGSVTTETREAVLRAVSELGYVPDYTARALSRRGSKLVALMLPNIANSVFAETVHGINDVLNGAGFSLIIAHSGYDAQREEELLRGLLGYRPDAVILTGFSHTRATRTMLRKAGMPVVETWNVGPEPMDVAVGFSNFKAGLEMTRYLIAKGHTRLAYRGGIQTDNERTRAREEGFRQALAEANLPATEEWIGSAPMELESGAELAREFQAMPPGKKRPQAIFIASDMIAAGFVLEAAQLGIRVPQDVAIAGFDDTPLGRAIRPRLTTVNVRQREIGRKAGELALRRVRGETIEHPVHDVGFEIVPRESA comes from the coding sequence ATGAAGTTGCCCAAGCGATCCTCGCTGACGATGCGTGACGTCGGCCTGCATGCCGGCGTCTCGCCCATCACCGTCTCGCGGGTGCTGGCGAACCATGGCTCCGTGACGACGGAAACTCGCGAAGCCGTGCTGCGCGCCGTTTCCGAGCTGGGCTATGTGCCCGACTACACCGCCCGTGCCCTGTCCAGGCGGGGAAGCAAGCTGGTCGCACTGATGCTGCCCAACATCGCGAACTCGGTGTTTGCCGAGACGGTCCACGGCATCAATGACGTGCTGAACGGCGCCGGCTTCTCGTTGATCATCGCGCACAGCGGATACGACGCGCAGCGCGAAGAGGAACTGCTGCGCGGGCTGCTCGGCTACCGCCCCGACGCCGTCATCCTTACCGGCTTCAGCCACACCCGGGCCACGCGCACCATGCTGCGCAAGGCGGGCATGCCCGTGGTGGAGACGTGGAACGTGGGGCCCGAACCGATGGACGTCGCGGTCGGATTCTCGAACTTCAAGGCAGGCCTCGAGATGACGCGATACCTGATCGCCAAGGGGCACACGCGGCTGGCGTACCGCGGAGGCATCCAGACCGACAACGAGCGTACGCGTGCCCGCGAGGAGGGATTCCGGCAGGCACTGGCCGAGGCCAACCTGCCGGCGACCGAGGAATGGATCGGATCGGCCCCCATGGAACTGGAAAGCGGCGCCGAGCTGGCCCGCGAATTCCAGGCGATGCCGCCAGGCAAGAAGCGCCCGCAAGCCATCTTCATCGCCAGCGACATGATCGCCGCCGGCTTCGTGCTCGAAGCCGCGCAGCTCGGCATCCGCGTTCCGCAGGACGTGGCCATTGCCGGCTTCGACGACACGCCCCTCGGCCGGGCGATCCGTCCGCGGTTGACGACCGTCAACGTTCGGCAGCGCGAGATCGGCCGCAAGGCGGGCGAGCTGGCCTTGCGCCGCGTGCGCGGCGAGACGATTGAACACCCCGTGCACGATGTCGGCTTCGAGATCGTGCCCCGAGAGAGCGCCTGA
- a CDS encoding sugar phosphate isomerase/epimerase family protein gives MTAVRTAIHAAVWGPDWSPAGLAPALAHAAAIGYDHVVVPLRRFEDIEPQALARLFETEGLAPLNTCGLSPDKDIGDPDPAVRERGVKHLCQAVALARDMGSSQIGGVLYGPIHKAMRPLPDDAFARAAESMHRLAEHAARSGVRLALEVVNRYETPLLYNTRRALAFLEAVAHDNVYLHLDTFHMSIDESDPVAAIEAALPRLAYLELDQSHRGDALQGSLDLTRLVREAARRGYRGIVGVEAFSRQLLAPDHADALAVWEERFTDSGAVASNFMQVIRNGYAQ, from the coding sequence ATGACCGCGGTGCGAACGGCCATCCATGCAGCGGTGTGGGGACCTGACTGGAGCCCGGCCGGTCTCGCACCCGCGCTGGCCCATGCCGCCGCCATCGGCTACGACCACGTCGTAGTGCCCTTGCGACGCTTCGAGGATATCGAGCCGCAGGCGCTCGCGCGCCTGTTCGAGACCGAAGGCCTTGCGCCACTCAACACCTGCGGACTTTCACCGGATAAGGACATCGGCGATCCGGACCCTGCCGTGCGCGAGCGAGGCGTGAAGCATCTCTGCCAGGCCGTCGCCCTGGCACGCGACATGGGCTCCAGCCAGATCGGCGGCGTTCTCTATGGCCCTATTCACAAGGCCATGCGGCCCTTGCCCGACGACGCCTTCGCCCGGGCCGCCGAGTCGATGCACCGCCTGGCCGAACATGCCGCACGGTCGGGCGTGCGCCTGGCGCTGGAAGTCGTCAACCGCTACGAGACGCCTTTGTTGTACAACACCCGCCGCGCCCTGGCCTTCCTCGAGGCCGTTGCGCACGACAACGTCTACCTGCACCTCGATACCTTCCACATGAGCATCGACGAATCCGATCCCGTCGCCGCCATCGAAGCTGCCTTGCCGCGGCTGGCCTACCTCGAACTCGACCAGAGCCATCGCGGCGACGCCTTGCAGGGGTCGCTCGATCTGACCCGCCTGGTGCGGGAGGCCGCACGACGCGGCTATCGCGGCATCGTCGGCGTCGAGGCGTTCTCGCGCCAGTTGCTCGCGCCCGACCACGCCGACGCCTTGGCGGTCTGGGAAGAGCGCTTCACCGACAGCGGCGCGGTCGCATCCAACTTCATGCAGGTCATCCGCAACGGGTACGCCCAATGA
- a CDS encoding SDR family NAD(P)-dependent oxidoreductase, whose translation MSSSSIGAPQGGIDSLAGLVTLVTGAGQGIGFATAAQCARRGADIAIVDLDHGSAERAALALQRRFGVRTAWAGANVVDAEAVRTAIARCEADLGRIDVLVNAAGIMTPRLATVADMPIDDVQAMFDVHVRGTYLCSQAVIPAMAGRGFGRIINISSVLGVLGLPFRSGYAIAKHAINGFTKSLAVEVARQGITVNAVAPGYILTETLQARLDAGMLDYALYADRAPAGRWGLPEEIGHAIAFFALPASGFITGTLLPVDGGYTMRGDPGEAIGEALPAEALRHIHARFFAEEAGTA comes from the coding sequence ATGAGTTCATCCTCCATCGGCGCCCCGCAAGGCGGCATCGACAGCCTCGCCGGGCTGGTCACACTGGTGACCGGCGCCGGGCAGGGAATCGGTTTCGCGACGGCGGCCCAATGCGCACGCCGCGGAGCGGATATCGCCATCGTGGACCTCGATCACGGATCGGCGGAACGCGCGGCTCTTGCGCTGCAACGCCGGTTCGGCGTCCGCACCGCATGGGCAGGCGCGAACGTCGTCGATGCCGAAGCCGTGCGTACAGCCATTGCCCGGTGCGAGGCGGACCTGGGGCGCATCGACGTGCTCGTCAACGCAGCGGGCATCATGACGCCGCGCCTGGCGACGGTCGCGGACATGCCCATCGACGACGTGCAGGCCATGTTCGACGTGCATGTACGGGGTACCTACCTGTGCAGCCAGGCCGTGATACCCGCCATGGCCGGCAGAGGCTTCGGCCGCATCATCAACATCTCTTCGGTGCTTGGCGTGCTCGGCCTCCCGTTTCGCAGCGGCTACGCCATTGCCAAGCACGCAATCAACGGCTTCACCAAGTCGCTGGCGGTGGAGGTCGCGCGCCAGGGGATCACGGTCAATGCCGTGGCGCCCGGGTACATCCTGACCGAAACGCTCCAGGCGCGCCTGGATGCCGGAATGCTCGACTACGCGCTCTATGCCGACCGCGCCCCGGCCGGCCGCTGGGGCCTGCCGGAAGAAATCGGCCATGCCATCGCCTTCTTCGCCTTGCCGGCTTCCGGATTCATCACGGGCACCTTGCTGCCCGTCGACGGCGGCTACACCATGCGCGGCGATCCGGGAGAAGCCATCGGCGAAGCGCTGCCGGCGGAAGCGCTTCGGCATATCCACGCCCGCTTCTTTGCAGAAGAGGCAGGAACGGCATGA
- a CDS encoding ABC transporter substrate-binding protein yields the protein MTFKLQPHGLTRRVALAALAMSALAGPSLAAEPTPVNVSYQVTIHGVPLQLADDKGWWAEAGLKPGNMTSFVAGAQQVAAVPSKTWDIGLMGGPPALLGASRFNLQTVLILIDDSRANGVVARATDYGAIKADPVKALKGKQYLVPANSTSDYAAQACFAKLGLKPGDVKAVNIAPGAIVDAFKGSDIPVGAVWYPHFARMEKNGGKLLCDGQSAGVLVTGNMVVRPEYLTENLETVARFAAMFLRGMNVMRTDRAATLASMKKFYDKGGVSLSPEEMIGEIETRSYWSLDEQLKWFDRSAGPGKLDQESTRLAEFFKGAGTIPNVLDAKAYINPAVLNYINSNPKLKAFAEGKPGAL from the coding sequence ATGACTTTCAAGCTTCAACCTCATGGCCTCACCCGTCGCGTGGCATTGGCCGCCCTTGCCATGAGCGCCCTGGCAGGGCCTTCGCTCGCGGCCGAGCCAACGCCGGTCAACGTCAGCTATCAGGTCACCATCCATGGCGTTCCGCTGCAGCTTGCCGACGACAAAGGCTGGTGGGCCGAGGCAGGCCTCAAGCCGGGCAACATGACTTCCTTCGTGGCCGGCGCCCAGCAGGTGGCGGCAGTGCCGTCCAAGACGTGGGACATCGGTCTGATGGGCGGCCCGCCGGCGTTGCTGGGCGCATCGCGCTTCAACCTCCAGACCGTGCTGATCCTGATCGATGATTCGCGGGCCAACGGCGTCGTCGCCCGGGCGACCGACTACGGCGCGATCAAGGCCGATCCGGTCAAGGCGCTCAAGGGAAAGCAGTATCTCGTACCTGCCAACTCCACCTCGGACTATGCGGCGCAGGCCTGCTTCGCCAAGCTGGGGCTCAAGCCAGGAGATGTGAAGGCGGTCAACATTGCTCCCGGTGCCATCGTCGACGCCTTCAAGGGCAGCGACATCCCGGTGGGCGCCGTCTGGTATCCGCACTTCGCCCGCATGGAAAAGAACGGCGGCAAGCTCCTTTGCGACGGGCAAAGCGCTGGCGTGCTGGTGACGGGCAATATGGTGGTGCGCCCCGAGTACCTCACCGAGAACCTCGAGACGGTTGCGCGGTTCGCGGCCATGTTCCTGCGCGGGATGAACGTCATGCGCACCGATCGCGCGGCAACGCTGGCGTCGATGAAGAAGTTCTACGACAAGGGCGGCGTCAGCCTCTCGCCCGAGGAGATGATCGGCGAAATCGAGACGCGCAGCTACTGGAGCCTCGACGAGCAGCTCAAGTGGTTCGACCGCTCCGCCGGACCGGGCAAGCTCGACCAGGAGAGCACACGCCTGGCGGAGTTCTTCAAGGGTGCCGGCACCATTCCCAACGTGCTGGACGCCAAGGCCTACATCAACCCCGCCGTGCTGAACTACATCAACAGCAACCCGAAGCTCAAGGCCTTTGCCGAGGGCAAGCCAGGCGCGCTATGA
- a CDS encoding ABC transporter permease has product MEEALMARARHPRAASAPPPVHRQRANVLIAADVPPRRWIGALGIAAFLAAWQLVAMQVDERSTLATPVTVFAAFIDMLHEPFAGSTLQAHLLASLRRFGAGFGLAAMVGIPLGLTMGWNRWLEVVIQPIFNLLRFIAPIAWVPFAVLWFGTGFGGPVLIIFSGAFPACVIGAYGGARMVDPRLLEAARMLGAGHLRILLEVVVPSAVPSMVAALRVAAGNAWQSLVGAELIVATSGVAYLMVRGQMNRTIVIVLVGMLAIGLVGLLLEVLFRHLERYVQRRLGSAVA; this is encoded by the coding sequence ATGGAGGAAGCGCTGATGGCGCGCGCCCGGCACCCGCGTGCCGCATCGGCGCCGCCGCCGGTGCATCGGCAGCGTGCGAACGTCCTGATCGCGGCCGACGTTCCGCCGCGCCGCTGGATCGGGGCCCTGGGCATCGCGGCCTTTCTCGCGGCCTGGCAACTGGTGGCGATGCAGGTCGATGAGCGAAGCACGCTGGCCACGCCCGTCACTGTCTTCGCGGCATTCATCGACATGCTGCACGAGCCGTTCGCGGGCTCGACTCTGCAGGCGCACCTGCTTGCGAGCCTGCGCCGGTTCGGCGCCGGCTTCGGCCTCGCGGCGATGGTGGGCATTCCGCTCGGCCTGACCATGGGATGGAACCGCTGGCTCGAGGTGGTGATCCAGCCCATCTTCAATCTTCTGCGCTTCATCGCCCCCATCGCCTGGGTGCCGTTTGCCGTGCTGTGGTTCGGCACGGGGTTCGGCGGACCGGTGCTCATCATCTTCTCGGGGGCCTTCCCTGCATGCGTCATCGGCGCCTACGGCGGCGCGCGCATGGTGGACCCGCGCCTGCTGGAGGCGGCGCGCATGCTCGGAGCGGGTCACCTGCGCATCCTCCTGGAGGTCGTGGTGCCGAGCGCCGTGCCTTCGATGGTCGCTGCACTGCGCGTGGCGGCCGGCAACGCGTGGCAGTCGCTCGTGGGTGCCGAACTGATCGTGGCTACCTCCGGAGTGGCCTACCTCATGGTTCGCGGGCAGATGAACCGCACCATCGTCATCGTCCTGGTCGGCATGCTCGCCATTGGCCTGGTCGGTTTGCTGCTCGAGGTGCTGTTCCGGCACCTGGAGCGGTACGTGCAGCGGCGGCTCGGCTCGGCCGTCGCGTGA
- a CDS encoding ABC transporter permease translates to MKQTGLARLAASIGPLIALVLLWWIATGPAGWIDAARFPDPAAFLGSLRQITLDGYAGGDLAKHVVTSTWLVVRGFALAMVLGIGMGLAVSLSAFWRDFLMPIFNFLRPVPPLAWIPLALLWFGLGDASKLFVMAMAASIPLVINTATGVEQIDRTLLAAARVNGARGWTWLRHVILPGAMPHMAIGLRLALQTSWTVIVAAELLGAIWGVGKVLTAGKDDVYPGMILVGMVTVAVLGMLSSLLLTWAERWVMPWRKR, encoded by the coding sequence ATGAAGCAGACGGGCCTGGCACGGTTGGCCGCGAGCATCGGTCCCCTCATCGCGCTCGTGCTGCTGTGGTGGATCGCCACCGGCCCGGCCGGATGGATCGACGCCGCGCGCTTCCCGGACCCGGCCGCCTTCCTGGGCTCGCTCAGGCAGATCACCCTGGACGGCTACGCCGGCGGCGACCTCGCAAAGCATGTGGTGACCAGCACCTGGCTGGTCGTGCGCGGATTCGCACTGGCCATGGTGCTCGGAATCGGAATGGGTCTGGCGGTATCGCTGTCAGCATTCTGGCGCGACTTCCTGATGCCGATCTTCAACTTCCTGCGGCCGGTGCCGCCGCTGGCGTGGATCCCCCTGGCGCTGCTGTGGTTCGGACTCGGCGACGCATCCAAGCTGTTCGTCATGGCCATGGCCGCTTCGATCCCGCTGGTCATCAACACGGCCACCGGCGTCGAGCAGATCGATCGCACGCTGCTGGCGGCGGCCCGGGTCAATGGCGCGCGCGGCTGGACCTGGCTGCGCCATGTGATCCTGCCCGGCGCCATGCCGCACATGGCCATCGGCCTGCGCCTGGCGCTGCAGACCTCGTGGACCGTCATCGTCGCGGCCGAGTTGCTGGGCGCGATATGGGGCGTGGGAAAGGTGCTGACTGCCGGAAAGGATGATGTCTATCCCGGAATGATCCTCGTCGGCATGGTCACCGTCGCCGTGCTGGGAATGCTCAGCAGCCTGCTGCTGACCTGGGCGGAAAGGTGGGTGATGCCATGGAGGAAGCGCTGA
- a CDS encoding bifunctional 5-dehydro-2-deoxygluconokinase/5-dehydro-2-deoxyphosphogluconate aldolase: MHGIDTNHCVEIFMIHSRPLDLITMGRTIVDVYGDQVGARLEDVSSFSRYVGGCPANIAIGTARLGLRVGLITRVGDDHNGRFLRESLEREGVDTRHVVPDSQRLTAVAFLGIRNKDSFPLLHYRENCADMAIAPGDYTEEYIGSAHALLVSGSHLTTDAATANIGSAVERAKARGTKVIFDIDYRPVFWGLVSRDGGESRYVDSSRATEATRRFMSRFDLVVGTEEEIHIAGGDIDTIKALKAIRRLTAAPIVLKRGAAGCVVFPGDIPSRVEDGVVGPGFPVEVFNVVGAGDGFLSGFLSGWLRDMPWAECCRRGNATGALVVSRHGCSPASPTTQELDWFLREGQNDHALHRSEYLAYLHRTTTRRPRPSTVFVMAADHVAPFEGLPCAQGRSIAGLKRLVAEVALRMARQRPEVGVLFDDEAGEDALHRIGADIAWVGRKIERTGPAPLRFQDDLPAAVHLAHWPRHHIVKCLVPLDDEESRTLQEERLRELYAATSMYGMELLLELVHPDTVQDARAAERRIRSIQALGVKPDWWKLPAFSDTSAWDAIEQAICNDNPMCRGILLLGGGRSPEELAKAIAATSGRPLVRGFAVGRTLFMAPATAWLAGKMEDDAFEQSLVAGFEALVAAWNSNGGEGEARHACAAAGIVQEERA; the protein is encoded by the coding sequence ATGCATGGTATCGATACCAATCACTGCGTTGAAATCTTCATGATTCACTCTCGTCCGCTGGACCTGATCACCATGGGCCGCACCATCGTCGACGTGTATGGCGACCAGGTTGGCGCTCGCCTCGAAGACGTCTCGTCGTTTTCAAGATACGTGGGCGGATGCCCTGCCAACATTGCCATCGGCACGGCCCGTCTCGGTTTGCGCGTCGGCCTGATCACGCGGGTTGGCGACGACCACAATGGCCGCTTCCTGCGCGAAAGCCTCGAGCGCGAGGGCGTGGATACGCGCCACGTCGTGCCCGATTCGCAGCGGCTGACGGCCGTGGCCTTCCTCGGCATTCGGAACAAGGACAGCTTTCCCCTGCTGCACTACCGCGAGAACTGCGCCGACATGGCAATCGCGCCCGGCGACTACACGGAGGAGTACATCGGCTCGGCGCACGCCCTGCTCGTCTCGGGCTCCCACCTGACGACCGATGCAGCTACCGCCAACATCGGTTCTGCCGTCGAGCGTGCGAAGGCACGCGGCACGAAGGTGATCTTCGATATCGACTATCGCCCGGTGTTCTGGGGCTTGGTGTCGCGCGACGGTGGTGAAAGCCGCTACGTCGACTCGTCGCGGGCCACCGAAGCGACTCGGCGTTTCATGTCCCGCTTCGATCTTGTCGTAGGCACCGAGGAAGAGATTCATATCGCCGGCGGTGACATCGATACCATCAAGGCGCTCAAGGCAATCCGGCGCCTGACTGCAGCCCCGATCGTCCTGAAGCGAGGTGCCGCCGGGTGCGTCGTGTTCCCTGGCGATATTCCGTCGCGCGTGGAGGATGGGGTGGTCGGCCCGGGCTTCCCGGTGGAGGTGTTCAACGTGGTCGGCGCCGGGGACGGCTTCCTTTCGGGTTTTCTTTCGGGCTGGCTGCGCGACATGCCATGGGCTGAGTGCTGCCGCCGCGGCAACGCCACGGGGGCCCTGGTGGTGTCACGCCATGGATGCTCGCCTGCGTCACCGACCACCCAGGAACTCGACTGGTTCCTGCGCGAAGGCCAGAACGACCATGCGTTGCATCGCAGCGAATACCTCGCCTACCTGCACCGCACGACCACCCGGCGCCCGCGGCCATCGACCGTGTTCGTGATGGCAGCGGATCACGTGGCGCCCTTCGAGGGGCTGCCATGCGCACAGGGGCGCAGCATTGCCGGGCTGAAACGCCTCGTCGCCGAAGTTGCGCTGCGAATGGCCCGCCAACGCCCGGAAGTCGGCGTGCTGTTCGACGATGAAGCGGGCGAAGACGCGCTGCATCGCATCGGTGCCGACATCGCGTGGGTGGGCCGCAAGATCGAAAGGACGGGCCCTGCCCCGCTCCGCTTCCAGGATGACCTGCCCGCCGCGGTCCATCTGGCGCATTGGCCGCGCCATCACATCGTCAAGTGCCTGGTGCCGCTGGACGACGAAGAGAGTCGCACGCTCCAGGAAGAGCGCCTGCGCGAGTTGTATGCCGCCACTTCCATGTACGGAATGGAACTGCTGCTCGAACTGGTGCACCCGGACACGGTGCAGGACGCGCGTGCTGCCGAACGGCGCATCCGGTCGATTCAGGCGCTGGGGGTCAAGCCCGACTGGTGGAAGCTGCCCGCCTTTTCCGACACCAGCGCGTGGGACGCCATCGAACAGGCGATTTGCAACGACAACCCGATGTGCCGTGGGATCCTGCTGCTCGGCGGTGGCCGTTCCCCGGAAGAGCTGGCCAAGGCAATCGCGGCAACCAGCGGCCGCCCGCTCGTGCGCGGCTTTGCCGTGGGCCGAACCCTGTTCATGGCGCCCGCCACCGCATGGCTCGCCGGAAAGATGGAAGACGACGCCTTCGAGCAATCGCTGGTCGCAGGCTTCGAGGCCCTGGTTGCGGCATGGAACAGCAACGGCGGCGAGGGCGAGGCACGGCATGCCTGCGCTGCGGCGGGCATCGTCCAGGAGGAGCGCGCATGA
- a CDS encoding IclR family transcriptional regulator, with protein sequence MKNSPAPFDPDVLEDGREDRHFVTALARGLDVLRCFRSGEERLGNQELAERCKLPKSTVTRLTYTLTSLGYLHHVEESGRYRLGMATLMLGGTTLARLDVKEMSRPLMQQLAIDTGTQVSLGLRDEMSMLYIENCRGHSIVTLRLDIGARIPLATTAMGRAYLAAAPENVRLALEERIQALDPIAWPRIEKGIRQACNDFAENGCVGSFGEWQKEINGIAVPFQPGGGLPLMVINAAGPAQSMSRDTLLSEVRPRLIAMVRDIEQGLGSRR encoded by the coding sequence ATGAAGAATTCCCCCGCCCCCTTCGATCCGGATGTGCTGGAAGATGGCCGCGAAGACCGCCACTTCGTCACCGCCCTGGCGCGCGGCCTCGACGTGCTGCGCTGCTTCAGGTCCGGCGAGGAGCGCCTTGGCAACCAGGAGCTCGCGGAGCGCTGCAAGCTGCCCAAATCCACCGTCACGCGCCTCACCTACACGCTGACCAGCCTCGGCTACCTGCATCACGTCGAGGAATCGGGGCGCTATCGCCTTGGCATGGCGACGCTGATGCTCGGCGGCACCACGCTGGCGCGGCTGGACGTCAAGGAGATGAGCCGGCCGCTGATGCAGCAGCTGGCGATCGACACCGGCACGCAGGTCTCGCTCGGCCTGCGCGACGAGATGTCGATGCTCTACATCGAGAACTGCCGCGGCCATTCGATCGTGACGCTGCGGCTGGACATCGGCGCGCGCATCCCGCTGGCCACCACCGCGATGGGCCGCGCCTATCTTGCGGCGGCGCCGGAGAACGTGCGGCTGGCGCTGGAGGAGCGCATCCAGGCGCTCGATCCGATCGCGTGGCCGCGCATCGAGAAAGGCATTCGGCAGGCCTGCAACGACTTCGCCGAGAACGGCTGCGTCGGCTCCTTCGGCGAATGGCAGAAGGAGATCAACGGCATCGCCGTGCCCTTCCAGCCGGGCGGCGGCCTGCCGCTGATGGTTATCAACGCGGCGGGGCCGGCGCAGTCTATGTCGCGAGACACGCTGCTTAGCGAGGTTCGGCCCCGGCTGATCGCAATGGTGCGCGACATAGAACAAGGCTTGGGCTCGCGGCGCTGA